The Halioglobus maricola genome segment GCCGCTGCTATCTCGGGCAGTACGCCGACATGCTCTGCCGCTGCCATGGCAGCCATGGCATTTTCAACATTGTGCATTCCACAGTGTGTCCATCTCACTTCCACCTTGTCCGAGTGGGGGCTACTGACCAGGAACGCCGAGCCATCGGCCTCGAGCAACTCCGCTGACCAGTCTCCCGCGCCCGCCGCATTGAAGCTCACGCGCGGCGTCCAGCAGCCCATGTCCAGGGTACTGGCGACCGCGTCGCTATCGGCGGGGTGAACAATCCGGCCCAGGGCCGGGACGCAGCGCACCACGTGATGGAACTGGCGCTGGATAGCGGCCAGATCGGGAAAGATATCTGCATGGTCGAATTCGAGATTGTTGATCACCAGCGTCCGCGGGCGGTAGTGGATGAATTTCGAGCGCTTATCGAAGAAAGCGGTGTCATATTCGTCGGCTTCCACGACGAAAAAGTCGGTACCTCCCAGGCGGGCCGAAATACCGAAATCAGCCGGCACACCACCAATCAAAAAGCCCGGCGACATCCCTGCATACTCGAGAATCCACGCCAGCATACTACTGGTACTGGTCTTGCCATGGGTACCGGAGGCTGCCAGCACCCAGCGCCCCTGCAACAGGTTTTCGGCCAGCCACTGTGGCCCCGAGGTATAGGCAAGGCCCTGATCGAGCATGTATTCCACCGCAGGATTACCGCGGCTCATGGCGTTGCCCACTACGACACAATCCGGTGCCGGCTGCAGGTGCTCCGCTTCATAGCCTGTCATCAGATCTATGCCGGCAGCTTCCAACTGGGTGCTCATAGGAGGGTAGACATTGGCGTCGGAACCGGTGACCCGGTAGCCAAGCTCCCGGGCAAGCAGTGCGATGCCGCCCATGAACGTTCCGCAAATGCCCAGAATATGAATATGGCCTTTCAAAAAGCTTCTCCTTAAATCAGCGCGCAATGGTATCACGGAGTGCCCTACATTGACCCAAATCAGCGCCTGAACGTGCAAGCATACGGGTATTTGCCGTATCATTGCCTGACACCCAAAACCCGTTGGCGCAATGGCCGCGTCACCACCAGGGACACCCCACAAGGGATACCGCTCCATGCCAAAGAAAAACGCTTTCTACGCCCAGTCGGGCGGGGTGACTGCTGTCATCAACGCCTCAGCCTGCGGCACCATCGAAACCGCGCGCAAACACAAAGACAAGATCGGCAAAGTCTACGCCGGCCGCAACGGCATCATCGGCGCCTTGCGAGAAGAGCTCATCGACACCAGCAAAGAGAGCCGCGCTGCCATTCACGGCCTGCTGACAACACCGTCCGGCGCATTCGGCTCCTGTCGTCACAAAATGAAGAGCATCGAAGAGAATCGTGCTGAGTACGAGCGGCTGATCGAGGTATTCAAGGCGCACAATATCGGCTACTTCTTCTACAACGGCGGCGGCGATTCTGCCGACACCTGCCTCAAGGTTTCCCAGCTGAGCGAGGCCATGGGTTACCCACTGCAGGCGATCCACATACCCAAGACCATCGACAACGATCTGCCCCTCACAGACAACTGCCCCGGCTTCGGCTCGGTGGCCAAGTACATCGCCATCTCCACCCGGGAGGCCGCCCTGGACGTGGCCTCCATGTGTGAATCCTCAACCAAGGTTTTCATCCTCGAGGTCATGGGCCGTCACGCCGGCTGGATTGCCGCGGCCGGCGGTCTGGCCGCAGAACAGGAAGGCGACGCGCCACACATCATCCTGTTCCCGGAAATTGCCTTCAACCGGGAAAAATTCCTGGCCAAAGTAAAACGCACGGTGAAGAAACACGGTTTCTGCGTCATCGTGGCGTCAGAGGGAGCCCAGTACAAGGACGGCACCTTCCTGGCCGAATCGGGCCTCAAGGACGCCTTCGGCCATAGCCAACTGGGCGGTCTGGCCCCCAATCTGGCGCAAATGGTCAAGGACGAGCTGGGCTATAAGTACCACTGGGCCGTGGCCGACTACTTACAGCGTAGCGCCCGCCACATCGCTTCCCAAACCGATGTCGACCAGGCCTATGCTGTTGGCGAAGCGGCCGTCGAGATGGCTCTCGCTGGCAAAAACGCGGTGATGCCCGCGATCGTCCGCGGCAAAGGCAAGCGCTATCGCTGGTCCATTGGCGAGGTGCCCCTCGCCGACGTCGCCAACGTTGAAAAAATGATGCCGCGAAATTTCATCACTCGCGACGGGTTCAATATCACCGACGCCGCCCGCGACTACCTGGAACCCCTGATTCAGGGCGAAGCCTACCCCGACTACAAGCGCGGCATGCCCAAATACGTTCGCCTCAAGAATGAGATGGTGCCCAAGAAACTCAAGAAGTCGTTCAAGATTTAGGACACGCTGACCCGGCAGGTCCGGGAGCAGGCACAGGGGCCTCGGCAGGCCCTGAGCCTGGTTCACAGGCAGCAACCTGAGAAATCGACCAAGGTAGAGCGGATTTTACCGGTCAATCCCTGTACAATTCGCGCCGTCCATATTGAAGCAACCCATTAAAGGAAACGATTATGTACAGCAATCGCGATTTCAACCGCTGGCGCCGGCACCCCTGGCACGGCCTCCACATCAAGGCCGATGATGCTCCTGAAGATATCTACCAGGTGTACATCGAGATGACCGCTGACGACGTGGTCAAGTATGAACTGGACAAGGCTTCCGGCTTCCTGATGGTCGACCGCCCCCAGCGCACCACTTCCAGCCCCCCCGCCCTTTACGGCTTCCTCCCTCGCACACACTGCGCCGAGGAAGTGGCCAACCTGTGCCCCGATGTCGACGTTGCCGACGGTGACCCGCTGGACGTTTGCGTATTCTCCGAACGTCACATCACCCGCGCTGACATTATTCTGAATGCGCGCGTCATTGGCGGCATCCAGATGATTGACGGCGGCGAAGCCGACGACAAAATCATCGCAGTACTGGAAGGTGACAACATCTGGGGTGACGTGCACGACATCGCTGACCTGCCCAAGATCAAGGTCGAGCGCCTGCAGCACTACTTCTCCACCTATAAGCTGGTGCCGGGGAAGGATGTGAACATCAAAGTGGACCATGTCTACGGTCGCGACGAGGCCCTGCGTGTCATTGCAGCTGCCGAGAAAGACTACTGGAATCACTTTGGTCACCTGCACGAAGCGGCCAAGCGAGAAGAGAACGCCTAAGCTGTGTTTGCCCGGTGCGCCTCGCGCGCCGGGCACCCTACCCTAACCCGCTGATGCCGCAGGACACCAACCAATCGGCACGCTGACATAGCGGGCAAATATTGCCGCCAGCTCCCGCTCTACCTCTTCACGTAAACCGAGCTCTATACCTACCCAACTCGCTTGCAATACGGCCGGCGTAAGCGCGCCTTCACAGCCGCTGGCCAGCGGTGCATAGCTCAAATGCCAGCGCTCCGGCGCCACCCCTCCGCGGTCTTCGCCATAGGGCCGGAAGAAACCGTGAGACTCGCCTTGCTCCATGCGCGCATCCAACCAACAATGCATAGCGTCGAACATGCCGCCAGGGGCGACTTCCTCAGGGCTCAGATGCAGGTGATACCCCTGCGGCATTGCATTCGCATCGTAGACATCGAGATCCGTACCCCAGTGATGACGCGACGCGCCAGGCAAGGCCGAAAAACGCAGAATAGCGTGAAGCCGCTCCACGGGCGTGAGCGAAAGAGCATCCAGCACACGCCCCCCGTCATCGTGGACAGGCCGCTCACCGGCGGCCTTACCATTAAATATCGCCAACTGGCGCTCGAACGAGCGGAAACAACTGGCAGTTGCGAGCTCAAAGCCAGCTGCCCGCGCATCATCCTGCAGTCGAGCAAACGCAGCCACCACCTCCGGACAAAGCCTGACGCTGTCTCCGGCGGCCACCAGATGCGACTCATCGCGACCTAGCAATTGCTCAGTTGTTAAGCTCATAACGGATCCACGCTAAAACCGAGAGGGCGCTCAACGCGCATCTCTTCCGGGCTGATCTTTGCACCCCAGGCTAACACCTCTACACCTGCCGCCACGACCTCTGCCAGCGTGTCTCGGTACCGAGGGTCGATCTCGCCGGCGGCACTGACGTGATCAACACCCTCATGCAGAGCGCAGAAAAACATCACTGCTCTTGTATCGGGAGCCAGCACATTACGCAGTTCCCGCAGATGCTTACGGCCCCGGTCGCTGACCGCATCAGGGAACAGCCCCTGACCGCCAGCCGGGCACAACGTTACCGACTTGACCTCCACAAACACCTTGCCGGGATCGCCTTCGAGCACCAAGTCGGCCCGGCTGCCCTCGCCGTACTTCACCTCGGTGCGTATCTCGGGGTAGTCGCTGAAACCCGGAATCCTGCCCACTGCAAAGGCCTCTTTCACGAGCTTGTTCGCGCGCGCCGAATGGATACAGGCCATACCTGTGTCGGTCTCAACCAACTCCCATGTGTGGGGATACTTGCGGGTTTTCGAATCGGAGCGGCTCAGCCATACTTTCCAGCCCGGCTCCGCACAGCCAGTCATAGCACCGGTATTGGGGCAGTGGACGGTAATCACTTCACCGCTGGACAGCTGTACATCTGCGAGGAAGCGCTTGTAACGCTTGATTAACACGCCCTCGATCAGGCCACTCGCATCAGTGCTCACTTCAACACTCCTGCCAACCGCTCCACAGCCTGTTCGAGACGTTCCATGGATGTCGTGTAG includes the following:
- the mpl gene encoding UDP-N-acetylmuramate:L-alanyl-gamma-D-glutamyl-meso-diaminopimelate ligase, whose translation is MGGIALLARELGYRVTGSDANVYPPMSTQLEAAGIDLMTGYEAEHLQPAPDCVVVGNAMSRGNPAVEYMLDQGLAYTSGPQWLAENLLQGRWVLAASGTHGKTSTSSMLAWILEYAGMSPGFLIGGVPADFGISARLGGTDFFVVEADEYDTAFFDKRSKFIHYRPRTLVINNLEFDHADIFPDLAAIQRQFHHVVRCVPALGRIVHPADSDAVASTLDMGCWTPRVSFNAAGAGDWSAELLEADGSAFLVSSPHSDKVEVRWTHCGMHNVENAMAAMAAAEHVGVLPEIAAAALAQFKGIKRRLEHLGTVADVAVYDDFAHHPTAIATTLAGMRARPGSGRLIALIEPRSNTMRMGEHRTKLAPSSAEADRVFWYQGPGVDWDMQDVIDASGNASLSRDIDDLVAEVVAQSQPGDSVVVMSNGGFGGIHGKLLAALEVRA
- the sfsA gene encoding DNA/RNA nuclease SfsA, whose protein sequence is MSTDASGLIEGVLIKRYKRFLADVQLSSGEVITVHCPNTGAMTGCAEPGWKVWLSRSDSKTRKYPHTWELVETDTGMACIHSARANKLVKEAFAVGRIPGFSDYPEIRTEVKYGEGSRADLVLEGDPGKVFVEVKSVTLCPAGGQGLFPDAVSDRGRKHLRELRNVLAPDTRAVMFFCALHEGVDHVSAAGEIDPRYRDTLAEVVAAGVEVLAWGAKISPEEMRVERPLGFSVDPL
- a CDS encoding M15 family metallopeptidase; translation: MSLTTEQLLGRDESHLVAAGDSVRLCPEVVAAFARLQDDARAAGFELATASCFRSFERQLAIFNGKAAGERPVHDDGGRVLDALSLTPVERLHAILRFSALPGASRHHWGTDLDVYDANAMPQGYHLHLSPEEVAPGGMFDAMHCWLDARMEQGESHGFFRPYGEDRGGVAPERWHLSYAPLASGCEGALTPAVLQASWVGIELGLREEVERELAAIFARYVSVPIGWCPAASAG
- a CDS encoding inorganic pyrophosphatase, with the translated sequence MYSNRDFNRWRRHPWHGLHIKADDAPEDIYQVYIEMTADDVVKYELDKASGFLMVDRPQRTTSSPPALYGFLPRTHCAEEVANLCPDVDVADGDPLDVCVFSERHITRADIILNARVIGGIQMIDGGEADDKIIAVLEGDNIWGDVHDIADLPKIKVERLQHYFSTYKLVPGKDVNIKVDHVYGRDEALRVIAAAEKDYWNHFGHLHEAAKREENA
- a CDS encoding 6-phosphofructokinase, which encodes MPKKNAFYAQSGGVTAVINASACGTIETARKHKDKIGKVYAGRNGIIGALREELIDTSKESRAAIHGLLTTPSGAFGSCRHKMKSIEENRAEYERLIEVFKAHNIGYFFYNGGGDSADTCLKVSQLSEAMGYPLQAIHIPKTIDNDLPLTDNCPGFGSVAKYIAISTREAALDVASMCESSTKVFILEVMGRHAGWIAAAGGLAAEQEGDAPHIILFPEIAFNREKFLAKVKRTVKKHGFCVIVASEGAQYKDGTFLAESGLKDAFGHSQLGGLAPNLAQMVKDELGYKYHWAVADYLQRSARHIASQTDVDQAYAVGEAAVEMALAGKNAVMPAIVRGKGKRYRWSIGEVPLADVANVEKMMPRNFITRDGFNITDAARDYLEPLIQGEAYPDYKRGMPKYVRLKNEMVPKKLKKSFKI